A single Calypte anna isolate BGI_N300 chromosome 5A, bCalAnn1_v1.p, whole genome shotgun sequence DNA region contains:
- the RHOV gene encoding rho-related GTP-binding protein RhoV, whose protein sequence is MPPQELLDYSPTLRRHSPSRGSGPELGIKCVLVGDGAVGKTSLVVSYTTNGYPDEYQPTALDTFSVQVLVDGAPVRIQLWDTAGQEDFDCLRSLCYPDTDVFLVCFSVVNPSSFQNITEKWIPEIRTHNPRAPVLLVGTQADLRDDVNVLISLDRYHVKPVPRPQAEGLADKIRAEAYLECSALTQKNLKEVFDMAIVSGVEHKARQEKKMTAKGIKTLSKCRWKKFFCFV, encoded by the exons ATGCCTCCCCAAGAGCTCCTGGACTACTCGCCCACCTTGCGGAGACACAGCCCCTCCCGGGGCAGCGGCCCGGAGCTGGGCATTAAGTGCGTCCTGGTGGGCGATGGCGCCGTCGGCAAAACCAGCCTGGTCGTCAGCTACACCACCAACGGGTACCCCGACGAGTACCAACCCACCGCCCTCGACACCTTCTCCG TGCAGGTCCTGGTGGATGGAGCCCCAGTCCGGATCCAGCTATGGGACACTGCTGGACAG GAGGACTTCGACTGTTTGCGTTCACTTTGTTACCCAGACACCGACGTCTTCCTTGTCTGCTTCAGCGTGGTaaaccccagctccttccaaaACATTACAGAGAAATGGATTCCTGAGATACGAACTCACAACCCCCGGGCACcggtgctgctggtggggacaCAGGCAGACCTGAGGGACGATGTCAATGTCCTCATCAGCCTGGATCGCTACCACGTGAAGCCTGTGCCCCGGCCTCAGGCAGAAGGTCTAGCTGATAAAATCCGTGCTGAAGCCTACCTGGAGTGCTCAGCACTGACCCAAAAGAACCTCAAAGAAGTTTTTGACATGGCCATCGTCAGCGGTGTTGAGCACAAagcaaggcaggaaaagaagatgACTGCCAAAGGCATCAAAACTCTCTCCAAGTGCCGCTGGAAGAAGTTCTTTTGCTTTGTCTGA